From Rudanella lutea DSM 19387, a single genomic window includes:
- a CDS encoding sialate O-acetylesterase has protein sequence MNKFSLLWLLLWWPGMVLAQLNLTAPQSRIVYQRNGANQANIVVMGTAPQNATRVEARLVALTGGATTGWSPIGLLNANKAFRGSITGSGGWYRLEVRAWADGNLAAETSIDRVGVGEVFVIAGQSNAFGIQEAGGASDDRVSVVDFRDNDVNEQLLPMRFSHADGGGNVGPSNPLYIWGKLGDQLVSRLQVPVLFLGAAQPGTTSEEWRRSAEGDASLSGSLFPYRRLGSVLYHYIARTGVRAVLWHQGEGDIDRSGQAYIDNVRYVIDKSRQQANAGSMAWVVSRVSYTQGRNNPGIIQAQEQIINSVPNVFAGPNTDVLVGPENRFDDVHFGGSGLIQLIALWNLSLSNDFFSRSQPVSPSADAPATTAGYVLPNTTAPGRQIWVPYLNNSPGNSFKAQLLNSDGGVVTESSAGNQNPIALTLPGNLPGGNYRTRVVSAQYSVPGATGEVFRVVPGAAETGTQTPIQPATISGTADASISRLGYSYDMPSHGFHLLVSSSGPVEVRLERVDGGYFGETNWAPAGDNGEHPGFNKVRYYSPIAGGVGGVEPGRYRLSVRKAGDSGNGLQVEINLLNGRTTVFTTSDSTQPSPTTPTSPSVPTTPTSPPVTTTPSVDYVSQLGYKYDRPSHGFQLLVMAQGPVDLKLERLDGPFGETNWASGAITANFGAFNYFRNYSPAAPGVGGVEPGRYRLWARRAGTAGTEVSVEVTLQNGQFQAGVGTSTPTTTPIPQQPTENSVTPPAPTPAPVTGGSTSGQIRRIGYKYDMPSHGFQLLTDATGSVEVRLERLDGPFAQTNWGAVTASGEFGSYNGFRNYAPVAPGVGGVEAGRYRLSARLAGDTGNGQSVEITLGNGLFEAWAGSVTSPAPAPAQPAPQPTQPVTEAQPTAPTPTAPTGLIQSIGYKYDMPTHGFQLLSLATVAVQMRLERLDGSFADSNWGNATSSGQYNGYNNFRNYSPVAPGVGGVVPGRYRLSVRQVGDSGNGQSMDVLLQNGIFSIPTAPSARVAANPSAEEIIWQAYPNPAEAEVTVAYPASLPLTNVRTQLTSLAGISTDVPVQQAQPGKLRVSLGNLPAGLYILRVLDGNQPVQALKVIKR, from the coding sequence ATGAATAAATTTTCCTTGCTGTGGCTGCTGTTGTGGTGGCCCGGGATGGTATTGGCTCAGTTGAACCTTACCGCCCCCCAATCGCGCATTGTGTATCAGCGCAACGGGGCCAATCAGGCCAATATCGTAGTGATGGGCACAGCCCCACAAAATGCAACCCGCGTAGAAGCCCGGCTGGTGGCTCTGACCGGGGGCGCCACCACAGGCTGGTCGCCAATTGGGTTACTCAACGCCAACAAAGCCTTCCGGGGCTCTATCACGGGGTCGGGCGGCTGGTACCGGCTCGAAGTCCGGGCCTGGGCCGACGGTAACCTGGCCGCCGAAACGAGCATCGACCGGGTAGGTGTGGGCGAGGTATTTGTGATTGCCGGGCAGTCCAACGCCTTTGGCATTCAGGAGGCCGGTGGAGCCTCCGACGACCGGGTTTCGGTTGTCGATTTCCGCGATAATGATGTGAACGAACAACTGTTGCCCATGCGATTTAGCCATGCCGATGGCGGTGGTAACGTAGGGCCGTCCAATCCACTTTATATCTGGGGTAAACTGGGCGATCAGCTTGTGAGCCGGTTACAAGTACCCGTACTGTTTCTGGGGGCTGCCCAGCCCGGTACCACGAGCGAAGAATGGCGCCGGTCGGCCGAGGGCGACGCCAGCCTGTCGGGTTCGCTGTTCCCGTACCGCCGGTTAGGTTCGGTGCTGTATCACTACATTGCCCGCACGGGTGTTCGGGCGGTGCTCTGGCATCAGGGCGAAGGCGATATTGACCGCAGTGGTCAGGCCTACATCGACAATGTGCGCTATGTGATCGACAAAAGCCGTCAGCAGGCCAACGCCGGATCTATGGCGTGGGTGGTTTCGCGGGTAAGCTACACGCAGGGCCGCAACAACCCCGGCATTATTCAGGCGCAGGAGCAAATCATCAACAGTGTCCCGAACGTATTTGCCGGACCTAATACCGACGTGCTGGTTGGCCCTGAAAACCGGTTCGACGATGTGCACTTTGGCGGATCGGGTCTGATTCAACTCATTGCCCTGTGGAACCTGAGCCTGTCCAACGATTTCTTCAGCCGTTCGCAGCCCGTTAGCCCCTCGGCCGACGCACCCGCCACAACGGCCGGTTACGTTCTGCCCAACACAACGGCTCCCGGTCGACAGATTTGGGTACCGTACCTCAACAACAGCCCCGGCAACTCGTTTAAAGCCCAGCTCCTCAACAGCGATGGCGGGGTGGTAACCGAGTCGTCGGCGGGTAACCAAAACCCCATTGCCCTCACTCTGCCGGGTAACCTGCCCGGCGGCAATTACCGCACCCGTGTGGTGTCGGCGCAATATTCAGTACCGGGTGCCACCGGCGAGGTGTTCCGGGTAGTGCCCGGTGCGGCCGAAACCGGCACACAAACACCGATTCAGCCCGCTACCATCAGTGGCACGGCCGACGCCAGCATCAGCCGTCTGGGTTACAGCTACGACATGCCCAGCCACGGTTTCCATTTGCTGGTGAGTTCATCGGGGCCGGTTGAAGTGCGGCTCGAACGCGTAGACGGTGGCTACTTTGGCGAAACCAACTGGGCACCGGCAGGCGACAATGGCGAGCATCCGGGCTTCAACAAGGTGCGTTATTACAGCCCCATTGCCGGGGGTGTGGGTGGTGTAGAGCCGGGCCGCTACCGGTTGTCGGTACGGAAAGCCGGCGACTCGGGCAACGGTCTGCAAGTTGAAATCAACCTGCTTAATGGCCGTACTACGGTGTTCACTACCTCCGACAGCACCCAGCCAAGCCCCACAACGCCTACTTCGCCATCGGTACCAACCACCCCGACATCGCCCCCCGTTACAACCACTCCTTCGGTTGATTACGTGAGCCAGTTGGGCTACAAATACGACAGACCTTCGCATGGGTTTCAGCTGCTGGTGATGGCGCAGGGCCCCGTAGACCTCAAACTCGAACGACTCGACGGACCGTTTGGCGAAACCAACTGGGCAAGTGGTGCCATTACAGCAAACTTTGGTGCGTTCAACTACTTCCGCAACTACTCACCCGCAGCACCGGGCGTGGGTGGGGTCGAGCCGGGTCGCTACCGTCTTTGGGCGCGCCGGGCAGGTACCGCCGGTACCGAAGTTTCGGTAGAAGTGACCTTGCAAAACGGGCAGTTTCAGGCCGGAGTTGGTACATCAACGCCCACCACAACGCCCATTCCGCAACAACCCACCGAAAATAGCGTAACCCCGCCCGCACCAACGCCAGCTCCCGTTACAGGCGGCTCAACGAGCGGCCAGATTCGACGGATTGGCTACAAATACGATATGCCTTCGCACGGGTTCCAGCTCCTGACCGATGCTACGGGTTCGGTAGAAGTACGGCTCGAACGGCTCGACGGCCCATTTGCCCAGACCAATTGGGGCGCTGTTACCGCGAGTGGCGAGTTTGGCAGTTACAACGGTTTCCGTAACTACGCACCGGTAGCACCGGGTGTGGGCGGTGTGGAAGCGGGTCGTTACCGGCTGTCGGCCCGGTTGGCAGGAGATACCGGCAATGGACAATCGGTCGAAATAACGCTGGGCAATGGCCTGTTTGAAGCCTGGGCCGGTAGCGTTACAAGCCCCGCACCAGCGCCTGCTCAGCCCGCTCCGCAACCAACCCAACCCGTCACGGAGGCTCAACCTACCGCTCCGACTCCGACGGCTCCCACCGGACTTATTCAGTCGATTGGCTATAAGTACGATATGCCGACACATGGTTTCCAGCTGTTGTCTCTGGCTACCGTAGCGGTACAAATGCGGCTGGAACGGCTCGACGGTTCGTTTGCCGACAGCAACTGGGGCAATGCAACCAGCAGCGGTCAATACAACGGCTACAACAATTTCCGTAATTACTCGCCGGTAGCACCGGGAGTAGGCGGAGTTGTGCCCGGCCGGTACCGGTTGTCGGTTCGGCAGGTTGGCGACTCGGGCAACGGGCAGTCGATGGATGTCTTGCTCCAAAACGGTATCTTCAGCATTCCAACAGCCCCAAGTGCTCGCGTGGCAGCCAACCCCTCGGCCGAGGAGATTATCTGGCAGGCCTATCCCAACCCGGCCGAAGCCGAGGTGACGGTTGCCTATCCGGCAAGTCTGCCCCTGACCAACGTACGTACGCAACTTACTTCACTGGCAGGCATCAGCACCGACGTACCGGTTCAACAGGCGCAACCGGGCAAACTCCGGGTGTCGCTGGGTAACCTCCCGGCAGGCCTGTACATTCTGCGCGTTCTCGACGGTAACCAGCCAGTTCAGGCGTTGAAGGTGATAAAACGATAA
- a CDS encoding ABC transporter ATP-binding protein, giving the protein MIQLTNVAKYYPTGFGKTYVLRQISLSIEEGEFVSIMGPSGSGKSTLLHILGLLEEPSEGEYRLLNEPVQKLSEKKRTELHRTQIGFVFQAYHLIDELTVYENIETPLLYKGLSGSERKSRVAELLDRFNIVAKKDLFPAQLSGGQQQLVGIARAIAARPRVIFADEPTGNLHSDQAREIMELFRKLNQEDGVTIVQVTHSEGNAAYGNRVLNLKDGWMEQ; this is encoded by the coding sequence ATGATCCAGCTAACCAACGTCGCCAAATATTATCCGACCGGATTCGGAAAAACATACGTCCTGCGCCAGATCTCGCTTTCGATTGAAGAGGGCGAGTTTGTGTCTATTATGGGGCCGAGTGGGTCGGGAAAATCGACCCTATTGCATATTCTTGGGTTGCTCGAAGAACCCTCAGAGGGAGAGTATCGGTTGCTGAACGAGCCGGTGCAGAAACTGTCGGAGAAGAAACGGACCGAGCTGCACCGAACCCAGATCGGTTTCGTGTTTCAGGCCTACCACCTGATTGATGAGCTGACCGTGTACGAAAACATCGAGACACCGCTGCTGTACAAGGGCCTGTCGGGGTCGGAGCGGAAAAGCCGCGTTGCCGAACTGCTTGACCGCTTTAATATAGTGGCCAAAAAAGATCTGTTTCCGGCCCAACTATCGGGGGGGCAGCAGCAATTGGTTGGCATTGCCCGCGCTATTGCGGCCAGGCCGCGCGTCATTTTTGCCGATGAACCAACGGGCAACCTGCATTCCGATCAGGCACGCGAAATCATGGAGTTATTCCGAAAACTGAATCAGGAAGATGGCGTCACCATTGTGCAAGTGACCCATTCGGAGGGCAACGCAGCCTACGGCAACCGGGTGCTGAACCTGAAAGACGGCTGGATGGAACAGTGA
- a CDS encoding TolC family protein: MNMRVEWRKAALIGALCLQAGVGATWAQNTQAPNAVSPGVATPGVATPGVATSSAANGVPVLSLQQCVDLALQNNIRVQQGQIQVRGSELQLRQSKFNQLPTVNGFVSQGLSSGRNINPGTNTFVDQAVRSNNFQVGANVPIFQGFQLKNQILQNQTNVQAASKELSATQNDAALLVVQQYLNVLTGAEQLEIARRQLEATQAQLDRTQRLVNAGSLPEANLFDLRAQLANDELAIVNAQNNVDLAKLALLQAMNLPGGQNFEIEYLKLPDPRVETYSATAQQIYEIAVASQPQVLGADLRTQSARRAIDIARAGLYPRLSLNGSLSSLFSSVGLQRRIPDGTVQIPQTVILPDGSSQQIFFSQNNFRFEDYSFFDQLGNNLNRSLQISLNVPIFNQRLSRTQIMNATLQQQNAQLNADNIRLQLRQQIETAYTNLTASLNRYRATQVQVTALEQALRVAESRFNAGALNGTDYNIAKTNLDRARASLVQAKYDYVFRTKILDFYQNKPIAF; the protein is encoded by the coding sequence ATGAATATGCGAGTGGAGTGGAGAAAGGCTGCCTTGATCGGGGCCCTGTGCTTACAGGCTGGAGTCGGGGCGACATGGGCGCAGAATACCCAGGCCCCCAACGCGGTTTCGCCGGGCGTCGCCACGCCGGGTGTCGCCACGCCGGGTGTCGCTACATCGAGTGCGGCCAACGGGGTGCCGGTACTGTCGTTACAACAATGTGTTGATTTGGCGTTGCAGAACAATATTCGGGTTCAGCAGGGGCAGATTCAGGTACGTGGTTCCGAATTGCAGCTTCGGCAGTCGAAGTTCAACCAGCTCCCCACGGTCAACGGGTTTGTGTCGCAGGGACTTAGCTCGGGTCGTAACATCAACCCCGGTACCAACACGTTTGTCGATCAGGCCGTTCGGTCCAACAACTTTCAGGTGGGTGCCAACGTCCCAATCTTTCAGGGCTTTCAGCTGAAAAACCAAATTCTTCAGAACCAGACCAACGTACAGGCCGCTTCGAAAGAACTATCGGCTACGCAAAACGACGCTGCTCTGCTGGTGGTGCAGCAATACCTGAATGTACTCACTGGCGCCGAGCAGCTCGAAATTGCCCGTCGACAACTGGAGGCTACGCAGGCGCAGCTCGATCGCACCCAGCGGCTGGTCAATGCAGGTTCATTGCCTGAAGCCAATTTGTTCGATTTGCGGGCCCAACTCGCCAACGATGAGCTGGCAATCGTAAACGCCCAAAACAACGTCGATCTCGCCAAACTGGCCCTGTTGCAGGCCATGAATTTGCCGGGTGGACAAAACTTTGAAATCGAGTACCTGAAGCTGCCCGATCCGCGTGTGGAAACCTACTCAGCTACGGCCCAGCAGATTTACGAAATAGCCGTAGCCTCGCAGCCGCAGGTGCTGGGTGCCGACTTGCGGACGCAGAGTGCCCGTCGGGCCATCGACATTGCCCGGGCGGGTTTGTACCCGCGCTTGTCGCTCAACGGCTCCCTGTCGTCGCTGTTTTCGAGCGTAGGACTTCAGCGCCGGATTCCCGACGGTACCGTGCAGATTCCGCAAACGGTTATTCTGCCCGATGGCTCGTCGCAGCAGATCTTTTTCTCGCAGAACAACTTCCGGTTTGAGGATTACAGTTTCTTCGATCAGCTGGGCAATAACCTGAACCGTTCGTTACAGATTTCGCTCAACGTGCCTATTTTTAATCAGCGACTGAGCCGGACTCAGATTATGAATGCCACGTTGCAGCAGCAAAATGCACAGCTCAACGCCGACAATATCCGGTTGCAGCTCCGGCAGCAGATCGAAACGGCCTACACCAACCTGACGGCTTCGCTCAACCGCTACCGGGCTACGCAGGTGCAGGTGACGGCTCTGGAGCAGGCGTTGCGGGTGGCCGAGAGCCGCTTCAACGCGGGTGCCCTCAATGGAACCGATTACAACATTGCCAAAACAAACCTTGACCGGGCTCGCGCCAGTTTGGTGCAGGCTAAGTACGACTACGTGTTCCGCACCAAGATTTTAGATTTTTATCAGAATAAACCAATTGCATTTTAA
- a CDS encoding efflux RND transporter periplasmic adaptor subunit — protein MKKKSNRIWWILGGLVVLLAGGLVAAKQAGVIGKPKTTDVDFAAVKTTDIIERVSASGRVQPEVEVKISPDVSGEIIGLYVKEGDPVKAGQLLCRIRPDNYESFLARARATVDQSRAQFEQSKANVAQAEARLLRAKADYERNRKLLADKVISSADFETSEANYSVARQEVEAARANVRAAQFSIKSAEASLRDASENLRKTTIYSPVNGTVSKLNVEAGERVVGTSQMAGTEIMRLANLNNMEVRVNVNENDIVRVTLGDTADIEVDSYTTTGRRFKGIVTEISNTANGMAGNTNSAASAMSNDAVTEFEVKVKILNSSYSDLLASQSKGFPFKPGMTASVEIITDRKSNVLAVPIAAVTTRMPEKEESGDEENTSVQTPEAKPAKKEEVKEIVFVNQGGKAVQRVVKTGISDFENIQVVSGLKAGEQVVAGPFLAVSKTLKEGDLIVKRDPNKEKEKKEKNKE, from the coding sequence ATGAAGAAGAAGTCGAACCGTATCTGGTGGATTTTAGGAGGGCTGGTTGTCTTGCTGGCTGGTGGGCTGGTAGCGGCCAAACAGGCCGGGGTGATCGGCAAACCCAAAACAACCGACGTGGATTTTGCCGCCGTCAAAACAACGGACATCATCGAACGCGTCAGCGCTTCGGGACGTGTTCAGCCCGAGGTTGAGGTAAAAATCAGCCCCGACGTGTCTGGCGAAATTATCGGCCTGTACGTGAAAGAAGGCGACCCGGTCAAAGCCGGTCAGTTGCTGTGCCGGATTCGGCCCGACAACTACGAGTCGTTTCTGGCACGGGCTCGCGCTACGGTCGATCAGAGCCGCGCGCAGTTTGAACAGTCGAAAGCCAATGTGGCCCAGGCCGAAGCCCGACTGCTGCGTGCCAAAGCCGATTATGAGCGGAATCGGAAGCTGCTGGCCGACAAGGTGATCTCGTCGGCCGATTTTGAAACTTCGGAGGCTAACTACAGCGTAGCCCGGCAGGAGGTCGAAGCCGCGCGGGCCAACGTGCGGGCGGCTCAGTTCAGCATCAAAAGTGCCGAGGCCAGTCTGCGCGACGCGAGCGAGAACCTCCGCAAAACGACCATTTACTCCCCCGTCAATGGTACAGTATCCAAGCTGAACGTAGAAGCCGGTGAGCGCGTGGTAGGAACCTCGCAGATGGCCGGTACCGAAATCATGCGATTGGCCAACCTGAATAACATGGAGGTGCGGGTCAACGTCAACGAAAACGATATTGTGCGGGTAACTCTCGGCGACACAGCCGACATTGAGGTGGACTCGTACACGACTACCGGCCGCCGGTTCAAAGGGATTGTTACCGAAATTTCGAACACGGCCAACGGTATGGCAGGCAACACCAACTCGGCGGCCTCGGCCATGTCGAACGATGCCGTGACGGAGTTTGAAGTGAAAGTGAAAATCCTGAACTCGTCGTATTCCGACCTACTGGCCAGTCAGAGCAAAGGGTTTCCGTTTAAGCCCGGCATGACAGCATCGGTTGAGATCATTACCGACCGCAAGTCGAATGTACTGGCCGTGCCTATCGCGGCCGTGACAACCCGTATGCCTGAGAAAGAAGAGTCGGGCGACGAAGAAAATACCTCGGTGCAAACGCCCGAAGCCAAACCCGCCAAGAAAGAGGAGGTAAAAGAGATTGTATTTGTGAATCAGGGCGGAAAGGCCGTACAACGGGTAGTGAAGACCGGTATCAGCGACTTCGAAAATATTCAGGTTGTATCGGGCCTGAAAGCGGGTGAGCAGGTAGTAGCGGGGCCGTTCCTGGCCGTCTCGAAAACGCTCAAGGAGGGCGACCTGATTGTGAAGCGTGACCCGAACAAAGAGAAGGAGAAAAAAGAAAAGAATAAAGAATAA
- a CDS encoding fasciclin domain-containing protein gives MKKQWMFVLGLAVVTAGGVQAQTSPAANSGRDQSGTTTNAPTTGVSTNADLAASAALSSDHSTLLQALQAASLTDMAQKGGPYTVFAPTNAAFAKIDAATLESLMQPANRQQLSQLLAYHVVRGRYTSATLKNNQTLTTVQGGKLTVKKEGNTLAITDAAGNTSTVNMGDITATNGIVHSVDTVLMPGALSTGAK, from the coding sequence ATGAAGAAGCAATGGATGTTCGTGCTTGGCTTAGCCGTAGTGACGGCGGGTGGTGTGCAGGCCCAAACTAGCCCCGCGGCTAATTCGGGTCGCGACCAAAGCGGTACCACGACCAATGCCCCAACCACAGGTGTATCGACCAATGCCGATCTGGCAGCCAGCGCAGCCCTGTCATCGGATCATTCGACTTTATTGCAGGCATTGCAGGCAGCCAGCCTGACCGACATGGCGCAGAAAGGCGGCCCTTACACAGTATTTGCGCCAACCAACGCGGCTTTTGCCAAAATTGATGCGGCTACGCTTGAGTCGCTCATGCAGCCCGCCAATCGACAGCAACTGTCGCAGTTACTGGCCTATCATGTGGTGCGGGGGCGCTACACCTCGGCTACGCTCAAAAACAATCAGACCCTCACCACGGTGCAGGGAGGCAAGCTGACCGTGAAGAAAGAAGGCAATACGCTCGCCATAACCGATGCGGCTGGTAACACTTCGACCGTCAACATGGGCGACATTACGGCCACCAACGGTATTGTGCATTCAGTCGATACGGTGCTCATGCCCGGTGCCCTGAGCACGGGTGCCAAGTAA
- a CDS encoding glycoside hydrolase family 3 N-terminal domain-containing protein: protein MVAGYSNRNQAYEDSLSNLVRVHRLGGVVMFQGGPVRHAKLVNRLQALSAVPLLIAIDGEWGLGMRLDSTVRFPYQMTLGGMAGQDDLIYQMGADMARQCKRLGIHVNFAPVVDVNNNPNNPVINFRAFGEDKYAVTRKGLAYMRGMQDNRLMTSIKHFPGHGDTGVDSHYDLPVIAKSRAQLDSLELYPFRQLINAGAAGVMVSHLSIPALDSARNFPATLSPKILTNLLRDELGFQGLTFSDAMNMKGLTKFYPAGVSDRMAVEAGMDVLEFTEDVPRAIAEIKQAIAEGRITQASINARCMKVLLAKAWVGLDAYKPTVLDNLVADLNQPQSELINRKLIEASLTVLKNDENLLPLRNLDSLRIATVALEAPTPTAFQQMAGNYTQVDHFNLTSAMADSTLARIQAQLANYNLLLVDVHLSNIRPGARYGMQAKTAALVQQLAATNKAVITVFGNAYAIDKLPGIDRARALVMPYQLTPLTEELSAQLIFGAIGASGRLPVTVNSQYKLGAGITTFSLGRLKYTIPEEVGISSAYLTQQVDSVVNAGLQAKAYPGCVVQMAKDGKVIFRKAYGQTVFSEPLGQPAVAVTPRPVRLDDLYDMASVTKISTSTPALMRLVDLGLFDVDATMSAYLPDYKRSNKANLVWRDVLTHQARLRAWIPFWRETKNEDGSFKPKTFSTTRSRRYPIEVTDSLFLHRRYPDRIFEEIKDSPLNEKKAAGESEYVYSDLSFYLYPQIVKRLTGEDFEEFLKKTFYRPLGATTLTYRPRLSYPLNRIVPTEYDSLFRKTLIWGRVHDEGAAMLDGLSGHAGLFGSANDLMKLMEMYRQRGSYGGRQYLSPAVLTEFTRYQFPELGNRRGLGFEKPAYKYNANAPRSASASSFGHSGFTGTFTWVDPAYNLSYVFLSNRVYPTRENNKISSMNIRTNVMEALYKAMKRGI, encoded by the coding sequence ATGGTGGCCGGATACTCCAACCGTAATCAGGCGTACGAAGACTCGCTCTCCAACCTCGTTCGGGTGCACCGTCTCGGCGGAGTTGTGATGTTTCAGGGTGGCCCCGTCCGACACGCCAAGCTCGTCAACCGGTTGCAGGCTCTGTCGGCAGTGCCGTTGCTCATTGCTATCGACGGCGAGTGGGGCCTGGGTATGCGGCTCGACAGCACCGTGCGGTTTCCGTACCAGATGACCCTCGGTGGCATGGCCGGGCAAGATGACCTGATTTACCAGATGGGCGCCGACATGGCCCGGCAGTGCAAACGGCTGGGTATCCATGTCAACTTCGCCCCCGTTGTCGACGTCAACAACAACCCGAACAACCCGGTTATTAACTTCCGGGCCTTCGGTGAAGACAAATACGCCGTGACACGCAAAGGGCTGGCGTATATGCGCGGCATGCAGGACAACCGCCTGATGACCAGCATCAAACACTTCCCCGGCCACGGCGATACGGGTGTCGACTCTCACTACGACCTCCCCGTGATTGCCAAGTCGCGGGCGCAACTGGATAGTCTGGAACTATACCCATTTCGGCAGTTAATCAATGCCGGAGCGGCTGGCGTGATGGTGTCTCACCTGAGCATTCCGGCCCTCGACTCGGCCCGGAACTTCCCGGCTACCCTTTCGCCCAAAATCCTGACCAACCTCCTGCGTGATGAGCTGGGTTTTCAGGGGCTGACGTTCTCCGACGCCATGAACATGAAAGGCCTGACCAAGTTTTATCCGGCGGGCGTTTCGGACCGGATGGCCGTAGAGGCCGGCATGGATGTACTCGAATTTACCGAAGATGTCCCCCGCGCCATTGCCGAAATCAAGCAGGCTATTGCAGAAGGGCGTATTACGCAGGCCAGCATCAATGCCCGCTGCATGAAGGTGCTTCTGGCTAAAGCGTGGGTGGGTCTGGATGCTTATAAGCCCACAGTGCTCGACAATCTGGTGGCCGACCTCAACCAGCCTCAGTCGGAGCTGATCAACCGCAAACTGATCGAAGCATCGCTGACGGTGCTCAAAAACGACGAAAACCTGCTCCCTCTCCGCAACCTCGACTCGCTGCGTATTGCGACCGTTGCGCTCGAAGCTCCCACCCCCACGGCTTTCCAGCAAATGGCGGGCAACTATACCCAGGTCGACCATTTCAACCTGACATCGGCCATGGCCGACAGCACGCTCGCCCGGATTCAGGCGCAGCTTGCCAACTACAACCTCCTGCTGGTAGATGTACACCTGAGCAACATCCGGCCGGGCGCGCGATACGGTATGCAGGCCAAAACAGCCGCTCTCGTACAGCAACTGGCCGCTACGAATAAGGCCGTGATTACCGTTTTTGGCAATGCCTACGCCATCGACAAGCTACCCGGTATTGACCGGGCGCGGGCGTTGGTAATGCCTTACCAGCTTACTCCCCTGACCGAAGAACTCTCGGCCCAGCTGATTTTTGGGGCCATTGGGGCTTCGGGGCGACTGCCCGTAACGGTCAACAGCCAGTACAAATTGGGGGCCGGTATCACTACGTTCAGCCTCGGCCGGTTGAAGTACACCATTCCTGAAGAAGTCGGTATTTCGTCGGCTTACCTGACCCAGCAGGTCGATTCGGTGGTGAACGCCGGTTTGCAGGCCAAGGCGTATCCCGGTTGCGTGGTACAGATGGCAAAAGATGGCAAAGTGATATTCCGTAAAGCGTACGGGCAAACGGTTTTCTCCGAACCTTTGGGCCAACCGGCTGTGGCCGTAACACCCCGCCCCGTTCGGCTCGATGACTTGTACGACATGGCTTCGGTGACCAAAATCAGTACCTCGACGCCCGCCCTCATGCGGCTCGTAGACCTCGGCCTGTTCGATGTGGATGCGACCATGAGCGCGTACCTGCCGGATTACAAGCGGTCGAACAAGGCGAATTTGGTTTGGCGCGATGTACTGACGCATCAGGCGCGCCTACGGGCCTGGATTCCGTTCTGGCGCGAAACCAAAAACGAAGACGGTTCTTTCAAGCCGAAAACGTTTAGTACCACCCGTTCGCGCCGGTACCCGATTGAAGTAACAGACAGCCTGTTTCTGCACCGCAGATACCCCGACCGGATTTTTGAGGAGATCAAAGACTCTCCGCTGAATGAGAAGAAAGCGGCCGGCGAATCGGAATATGTGTACAGCGACCTTTCGTTTTACCTCTACCCGCAGATCGTGAAGCGACTAACGGGCGAGGACTTTGAAGAATTCCTGAAGAAGACGTTTTACCGGCCCCTCGGTGCCACGACGCTCACCTACCGACCCCGGCTGTCGTATCCGCTCAACCGCATTGTGCCAACAGAATACGACTCGCTGTTCCGTAAGACACTCATTTGGGGACGGGTACACGACGAAGGAGCCGCCATGCTTGATGGGCTGTCGGGCCACGCGGGCCTGTTTGGATCAGCCAACGACCTCATGAAGTTGATGGAGATGTACCGGCAACGGGGCTCATACGGTGGTCGCCAATACCTGAGCCCGGCCGTACTGACGGAGTTTACCCGCTACCAATTCCCGGAATTGGGCAATCGGCGGGGGCTCGGCTTTGAGAAACCAGCGTACAAATACAACGCCAATGCGCCCCGTTCGGCCAGTGCGTCGAGCTTTGGCCATTCGGGTTTCACGGGTACCTTTACGTGGGTCGATCCGGCGTATAACCTGAGCTACGTGTTCCTGTCGAACCGGGTGTACCCAACGCGGGAAAACAATAAGATCAGTTCGATGAATATCCGCACCAACGTGATGGAGGCCCTGTACAAAGCCATGAAGCGCGGTATCTAA